A genomic window from Lotus japonicus ecotype B-129 chromosome 1, LjGifu_v1.2 includes:
- the LOC130734508 gene encoding uncharacterized protein LOC130734508, protein MYNQANRGSHPLPPPPPQPPAYQQAPPPPPPPSHFQHFAPPPPPPPPHVYLHGPPSTSTFMPNVGQSYATPSQMHHGNGMAPPHSYSTLGQNSYSTLGQNSQHSLNIGVHSHPMPPPVHPPHAAHTHQEPSWAPGPPARVLPPPPPPPPSSSQGQILYNSPFHQPPSQPGDIQNLQRSHNTFPPPPPPPTCGPGGVNAHSTVGNYQMPSISAPPPPLPSCPPPVAPSPPPISPSVTSASSQAARTDDLNCLKVSGSESKDMDSVDRVVAPCPSGTVPLCNSDANQGGGSCREVAVAGRDELLSTRSVILNLPPAPTKPTDEKTVQKIEGFCQLIAENGADIEDKIRQDEFQNPEYAFLFGGDPGTEAAISHSYFLWVKKKYKLELRGHEENNESQLRPLAVSSFQEQHHLHAATVNADSDMEMEDDITLSDKDQGSNYAIEAFTKPHDQVNIVFSIDKQQQQNSTENDPTKDILSDGSRLLSDEHMKPAKSVTKVSSLVNETTEVVECPLGSVLERSSTPVSIDFIQNGTSDHDEATNPVRDSGKLIRSGSPIRLLQDYASDGTSDNEDEVCAADANVFTVSSGADTGVSAAHKDSNSYLETDIGSKSPSNTQTELEMLSKTTQNDSEISPHLVQESKGTCKGSVSSSNHGCIEHNLENQVSAHFTRSTEAFQVKDGLSGTGIDSDHKGGYAEQENERKNPKIKPTVMKVDKFGRHLKEGATDSDSDDSYNHQTRRLKKRDRSRSRSTSPIDRRSRRRRRSPRRRNDKRSRSRSRSRSPRRRGSRSRSPILRRSGDFHGENVRREKGQCFNFLRGKCYRGASCRYSHHEPEKNATSRRNRNKHDLEVYSHEKVSRKNEGMKDISSKMSDYEHDEVRSQGVDLCQNVNGQEAVQRKEDSGMHTVVSTNFGLDGQSVDSNPNKSEGLREVAPEVQETLVVREVPKTLIHENDGFQKEVSPHQQHLVDGFRADAFIPSGDTPANVIASEDGSFVQQVQSNASGGVPEQSADPSQVLNVSLRTDSSSDKGSIISASADKISGSEPLPYMLPSTQIQLATSSVDPCVTSEQPSVHAQVSKELPPHSGSSVEFPLPTYQLPASAVSHSQSENAVHMPQNSRQHGAVQQNSFFPFQSTIRGKFEPYPAPFHTPNSHFSVPPNSCWTSLPLPPPPPPPSSVYNSSLNSEVAKPFVSSEFNQSQLHLRTDFVSQTFMNPGLPTHSQSSKFQEQAYPSMQDHSQKFMHTEPFSPNHLPQGNPASQLLSGPSLGRESHHNLSMQDTHFSSSLPFGGLDPQPKQFSWESDVNRLRPCLDGRLPPEGHFNTSSHIHPLPQKPQSVYNFQYPASNVNLGVSRETVNASRYPQDVLDSNHSTSFPDFGGSRITAHYNPYASTFDQSLSSKFSSSILRQENDIINGNTCGSSRSNHTPIYGEGDGVGPKSASSPKSARAVGQPLPRSGGEQYDPLFDSIEPSSSLKKLDFDHKRDTTGESNIRLRSKSSHVSSDMEEKKHQEVGAVASTSSQNNDEYGETADAEVGAVENDSLSNHTDVENSGDDEINQIKSPGKKKKSKDSRSMKLFKVSIANFVKEVLKPSWRQGNMSKVAFKTIVKKTVDKVSGAMKGHRVPKSQAKISQYIDSSQRKLTKLVMGYVDKYVKV, encoded by the exons ATGTATAATCAGGCGAATCGCGGTTCTCATccattgccgccaccaccaccacagccACCGGCTTATCAACAGGCTCCGCCGCCTCCTCCACCTCCGTCGCATTTTCAGCATTTTGccccaccacctccacctccaccgccTCATGTGTATTTACATGGACCTCCAAGCACATCCACATTTATGCCAAATGTAGGACAGTCATATGCAACCCCTTCTCAAATGCACCATGGAAACGGCATGGCGCCACCGCATAGTTACTCTACCCTTGGTCAGAATAGTTACTCTACCCTTGGTCAGAATTCACAGCATTCTTTGAATATAGGGGTCCATAGTCATCCAATGCCGCCCCCGGTTCATCCTCCCCATGCGGCCCACACTCACCAGGAACCATCTTGGGCTCCAGGGCCGCCAGCTAGAGTATTGCCACCTCCCCCACCCCCTCCTCCCTCTTCTTCCCAAGGACAAATTTTGTATAATTCTCCTTTCCATCAACCGCCTTCGCAGCCTGGTGACATTCAGAATCTTCAGCGTAGCCATAAtacttttcctcctcctcctccccctcccACTTGTGGGCCGGGTGGAGTGAATGCTCATTCAACTGTTGGGAATTACCAAATGCCTTCCATTAGTGCCCCACCACCACCGCTACCGTCCTGTCCACCACCAGTTGCACCATCTCCACCGCCTATTTCCCCTTCTGTGACTTCTGCATCCTCCCAGGCTGCACGGACTGATGACCTGAACTGCTTGAAGGTTTCTGGCTCTGAATCAAAGGATATGGATTCAGTTGACAGAGTTGTAGCCCCCTGTCCTTCTGGCACTGTGCCTTTGTGCAATTCTGATGCCAATCAGGGCGGTGGAAGTTGTAGAGAGGTTGCTGTTGCCGGGAGAGATGAGCTGTTGTCAACTAGAAGTGTAATTTTGAATCTTCCCCCAGCTCCAACCAAGCCAACAGATGAAAAAACTGTGCAGAAGATTGAAGGTTTTTGTCAGCTTATTGCTGAGAATGGTGCTGATATTGAAGACAAGATTCGTCAAGATGAATTTCAGAATCCTGAATATGCATTTTTGTTTGGTGGGGACCCCGGAACTGAAGCTGCAATTTCTCACTCATATTTCCTATGggtgaagaaaaaatataaattggaacTTAGGGGGCATGAAGAGAATAATGAATCACAGTTAAGGCCTCTAGCAGTAAGCTCTTTTCAGGAACAGCATCATCTGCATGCTGCAACCGTAAATGCAGATTCTGACATGGAAATGGAAG ATGATATCACGCTTTCTGACAAGGACCAGGGATCAAATTATGCAATTGAAGCCTTTACTAAGCCTCATGATCAGGTCAATATTGTGTTTAGCATTGATAAGCAGCAGCAGCAGAATTCAACAGAAAATGATCCTACCAAGGACATCTTATCTGATG GATCAAGGCTTTTATCTGATGAGCATATGAAGCCTGCAAAGTCAGTTACTAAGGTTAGCAGTCTTGTGAATGAGACAACTGAAGTGGTTGAGTGCCCCCTGGGTAGTGTTTTGGAGAGATCTTCAACTCCTGTAAGTATTGATTTCATACAAAATGGTACTTCGGATCACGATGAAGCTACTAATCCTGTTAGAGATTCTGGGAAACTTATAAGAAGTGGAAGCCCGATAAGACTTCTTCAAGATTATGCTTCTGATGGCACTTCAGATAATGAAGATGAAGTCTGTGCTGCAGATGCTAATGTATTTACTGTCTCATCCGGAGCTGACACTGGTGTTTCAGCTGCTCATAAAGATTCAAATAGCTATTTGGAGACTGATATTGGATCTAAGAGTCCCTCTAATACTCAAACAGAGCTTGAGATGCTCTCCAAAACCACACAGAATGATTCAGAAATATCTCCACATTTAGTTCAAGAATCTAAGGGAACCTGTAAAGGATCTGTCTCAAGTTCTAATCATGGATGTATTGAGCATAATCTTGAAAATCAGGTGTCTGCTCATTTTACTCGTTCAACGGAAGCTTTCCAGGTTAAAGATGGGTTAAGTGGTACTGGCATTGACAGTGATCATAAGGGTGGTTATGCTGAACAGGAAAATGAGAGGAAAAACCCAAAGATTAAACCAACTGTTATGAAAGTAGATAAATTTGGAAGGCATCTCAAAGAAGGTGCTACAGATAGCGACTCTGATGATTCTTACAATCATCAGACTAGGAGGCTGAAGAAAAGAGATAGAAGCCGTAGTCGCAGCACATCTCCTATAGACAGGAGgagtaggaggaggaggaggagtccTCGGAGGCGAAACGATAAAAGAAGCCGAAGCCGGTCTCGCAG CCGGTCTCCTCGGCGCCGTGGAAGCAGGAGTAGGTCCCCGATCTTAAGACGTTCAGGTGACTTTCATGGTGAGAATGTGAGAAGGGAAAAGGGCCAGTGCTTTAATTTCCTTCGTGGAAAGTGCTATCGAGGAGCATCTTGTAGGTACAGTCATCATGAACCTGAGAAGAATGCAACTTCTAGGCGTAATAGAAATAAACATGATCTCGAAGTTTATTCTCATGAAAAAGTTTCTAGGAAGAATGAAGGCATGAAGGATATTTCTTCTAAAATGTCAGATTATGAGCATGATGAAGTCAGAAGTCAGGGTGTAGATCTTTGCCAGAATGTAAATGGCCAAGAAGCAGTGCAGAGAAAAGAAGATTCTGGGATGCATACTGTTGTGTCTACTAACTTTGGTCTTGATGGTCAATCTGTTGATAGCAATCCAAATAAATCTGAAGGTCTCAGAGAAGTTGCTCCAGAAGTGCAGGAAACTTTAGTAGTCAGAGAGGTGCCTAAAACTTTAATCCATGAAAATGATGGTTTTCAGAAAGAAGTGAGTCCTCATCAGCAACACTTGGTTGATGGCTTCCGTGCTGATGCTTTTATACCATCTGGTGATACACCTGCGAATGTCATTGCCTCAGAAGATGGTTCATTTGTTCAGCAAGTACAGTCCAATGCTTCTGGTGGAGTTCCAGAACAATCAGCAGACCCATCTCAAGTTTTAAATGTGTCATTAAGGACTGATTCATCATCTGATAAAGGATCAATAATTTCTGCTAGTGCTGATAAGATTTCTGGTAGTGAACCTTTGCCATATATGTTACCATCAACTCAGATACAGTTAGCTACTAGTTCTGTTGATCCATGTGTCACATCTGAGCAGCCTTCAGTGCATGCTCAGGTTTCTAAAGAGTTACCCCCACATAGTGGTTCCTCAGTGGAATTTCCACTTCCTACCTACCAGTTGCCTGCCTCTGCCGTTTCCCATTCTCAGAGTGAAAATGCTGTGCATATGCCACAAAATTCAAGGCAACATGGTGCGGTGCAACaaaattcattctttcctttccaATCCACAATTAGAGGAAAGTTTGAACCTTACCCAGCTCCGTTCCACACACCAAACTCTCACTTCAGTGTACCGCCAAATAGCTGTTGGACATCCTTGccgctgccgccaccaccaccaccaccatcatcagtGTATAATTCCAGTTTAAACTCGGAAGTTGCTAAACCATTTGTTTCTTCAGAATTTAATCAGAGTCAATTGCATTTGAGAACAGACTTTGTTTCTCAGACTTTCATGAATCCTGGATTGCCAACGCATTCTCAGAGTTCTAAGTTTCAAGAGCAAGCATACCCTTCAATGCAGGATCATTCACAAAAGTTCATGCATACAGAACCTTTCTCTCCAAACCATCTCCCTCAGGGGAACCCAGCAAGTCAGTTGCTTTCAGGCCCTAGTCTCGGAAGAGAAAGCCATCATAATCTCTCAATGCAGGACACACATTTTTCAAGCTCCTTACCTTTTGGTGGTCTGGATCCTCAACCAAAGCAATTTTCCTGGGAGTCAGATGTGAACAGACTCAGACCTTGTTTGGATGGAAGGTTACCTCCTGAAGGACATTTCAATACATCTTCCCACATTCATCCATTACCACAGAAGCCACAATCAGTTTATAATTTTCAGTATCCTGCATCTAATGTTAATTTGGGTGTGTCCAGAGAGACTGTTAATGCATCCAGATATCCACAAGATGTTCTTGATAGTAATCATTCAACATCTTTTCCTGATTTTGGAGGATCAAGAATTACTGCTCACTATAATCCTTACGCGTCAACCTTTGACCAGTCTCTTAGTTCTAAATTCAGTTCAAGTATTTTAAGGCAAGAAAATGACATAATCAATGGTAACACTTGTGGTTCTTCTAGATCGAACCATACTCCTATTTATGGGGAAGGAGATGGTGTTGGACCAAAATCTGCATCCTCACCAAAATCAGCTAGAGCTGTTGGTCAACCTTTACCCAGGTCTGGTGGTGAACAATATGATCCACTTTTTGACAGCATTGAGCCATCATCCTCTTTGAAGAAATTAGATTTCGATCACAAGCGGGACACTACGGGTGAATCCAATATAAGGCTTAGATCCAAAAGTTCTCATGTGTCCTCGGACATGGAAGAGAAGAAGCATCAGGAGGTTGGGGCTGTTGCATCTACCAGCTCTCAAAATAATGATGAATATGGTGAGACAGCAGATGCTGAAGTGGGTGCTGTTGAAAATGACAGCCTAAGTAATCATACAGATGTTGAAAATTCAGGGGATGATGAGATTAATCAGATCAAGTCTCCtgggaaaaagaagaagagcaaGGATTCGCGGTCTATGAAATTGTTCAAAGTTTCCATTGCAAACTTTGTGAAAGAGGTTTTGAAACCATCATGGCGACAGGGTAATATGAGTAAGGTGGCTTTCAAGACCATTGTGAAAAAGACTGTTGATAAGGTGTCAGGAGCCATGAAAGGCCACCGTGTACCCAAGTCTCAAGCGAAGATAAGTCAGTACATTGACTCGTCACAACGAAAGTTGACTAAACTTGTGATG GGTTATGTTGACAAGTATGTCAAGGTGTGA